The following DNA comes from Papaver somniferum cultivar HN1 chromosome 4, ASM357369v1, whole genome shotgun sequence.
gggaaaaccttgttgcaccctgaagacgttatttctctatactagcaggcaagttgtctaggagccgtccaatatttcgattctatatagaagtagtTACTGAAAtggctcagtattcatgagatgtgccgtttcctcagctgagaggctacacatctacatatactctgagagacagtattctcagtcagagatttcatggcatgagctttcatgcttcaatgagagacatgagcctcaatactcatctgattgctggatcaggagcatgtataattatggttttacgattttaacccttgtcgaaaatccaccatctacagctttttagtctgtttttgttttttcaagctAACATCATACATGGTTTAACAATTTAACCATCACAACCAATACTTAACTGTCAAAAGAATATTCATAGTATCTAACCAATATAAAGGAAGTAGCAATTAAATGAATTAGTGTAGCATGTCCTTATAGGTTACTTAGAATTAACAATATTGATTGTGAAATTGGAGTCGATACAAATTTAGGTTAGAGTGAAACCCATATTTCAATTGAAATCATAAGAATTGAAATgggtttatttaaaaaaaaattaattaaatcccTAGAATTGAATTGATTTGATTTAGATGTCGAATTTTCTGCATGGTccgatttgatgatgatgaagaaaggGGTTGGTACTTGGGATTGGATCTTTGTGCCGATAAGAATAAAGAAGAGAAACAAGACGTTTATATTAACCCCTGGTTTTTCGAAATCAATGAAAACATGTGCAGGCGAAAAAAATGATGAAGGGGTAACTTAATCCTTTCACTGGAAACAGAAGAAAATTTTTGACGGGAGAAAGGACCTCTATTCTTTATTATAGTATGAGATAAGATGAAGGTTATTATAGAAAATTAGTAAATGATATATATAGTTTGCTACTGAGAAACATTGAAGATCCTCAATGATATTGCAAAAATATCAATCTTGGATTGATTTTAGGCCCTCATATCAATAAATATTATGATTTAGGTTGTTGGAAAAACATcgtctttttttattattattattattattattattatttagacagtggccttcaaaaaggctaatgatccccCTCAACAATTGTTAAGAGCCAGAGTGGAGGAACAAACCAGTACATAAAGGAATTGATCGTTTTAGCCCATTAAGCAAGCTCATGAGCAACAAAATTACAAACCCAGGGTTGGAAAGTAAATAAACAGGCAACTAAACTAGAAGAGAAATAGAATATCCTTAAAAATAGTACGGGATATcctaggcacaacaaattaagtCACCTATTTCcatacaattaactggtaatataatggaaacaaggatcgttcccaccaagagcagtgagttttagttgtcaaagtgtcaaaaAGGGGTGGGGGGTGTGGCGGTGTTTGTTTTAgattataaataaaataaaataaagcagTTGAAAGtattaagttgtaagcaatagagagagatatgatcgaggaatccttcttcgtcagTAAATATTCATTGAAGTAGTATATTCATCGATTCGTCATtagtcatagattatcaccaagcGTAGAATAACATCTACGCTTAGTTATACTCAAAGTTCCTTAAGTCACTGGATAACAGTTATGCTTAGTCACCAGATTCtatccgtctgaaccaccttAAGGtgcgcttacaagatgtaattcagtcgaatgctttagggtttgtgaatttaggtttgatcctagtagttagactcagcaCGCTCGGTCTACTTGTTAAGGTTGTGTTCACACGCGATTGCTTTacataatccctctgcaaggtctcacgtttaGATTCACATACTAAATGAAATCttatttacaacttagaattcatcctcaatcaataggtgtttagatactcatggatgtATAAAcacccatgatatacatataagaaaaatttagagatatcgttacgattgaagaaccgctctgaaaccctagcctTTGTTCCGTGTGTTGTTTCTTCTCTCGAAGACTTAGAATTTCGTGATCCCTTGATATATCTTTATTCATGACGTAATAcctctttatataggtttacattgcttggctttCAAGTATCTAAGTCGGTTAAGGAACCCGACCCAAAGCTACGAATGAAAGACCCTAAAAATAGTTCGGGAATTTTGGCCTTCATGGTTTGCGAACCATGCCTTAAATAAAATCCAGGTACTCTCGTTTGAGAACCCTGTTTAAAACTGAAATTTCAGTTACACCGGTTTGCGAACTGGATTGTCGTCGGTATTCGATAAACTCGTTTTgcgcataacttcttcgtccaaactcggaatgacctcattatttttgcattctttttgtaATTGAATTCTATTCAATATAGTGATGATAAATTTTTAGTTTGAATGATTTAATcttggtatttgtcccgtctcttgattttgagcgttttgtttCTTTTCgttgcacttcttccacttctcttgaactggggcacttggatacttggaatacttctattctTAGATTTTTAGCACTTTGTAGATACTTTTTGGATTATTACCTAATAGatacaaataagataagacaagagtaataatacgaaaatatgcaagaataatagctaaaacaagtacagaattgacactaaaatcatatgaattatacaCTTATCAAATTCCACCACACTtaaattttgctagtcctcgagcaaactaaaataaaactaatcctaaatacaacaactccctttcgttgagagtacggttacacttagctaatgcaacatgcctttaaaccctcAGGTGTCCCTAGCAGACGAGTTATAgtatcgtgagggcttacaagaggtatacccacaaaacgtaCTCCAATTTATCGCcttggaagaactactaaggatagacacaaagtagtatCAAATAAGATAATTAGCCTACAAATAttctttagctacaaacatcccacatacattccaatcatcacacataagcaattacttacgtgtgacattcagcCTGATTGcataactctactaagatagtcatcgtacttgttgcaatgtttctCAACAATTTTGCCGAAACATTCGCAtattgaaatcacatggatagatgagaaaatggaaatagaataaTGGTGTGTGCAAATGTTGACAAAAATGAacgatgttacccacaatacttgtatgaatgtcgttaaaggatttttatatatatttaacgCAATAGTTAAGATAAGCAACCATTTActcgacaacatgattagatactctaagaggatgtttcctttcagcaaatatgtgatagttcttgcgttccacgcttgtttaggcgatggAGACAGGGAAAACACTCACATACTGCACTTCAAGTGTAGAGAACCTCATCGAGTTTTTTTGACGctaaataatgatgataggttgcaCTCATTTCGTTGATTACATGATTAATTTCCATGTATCCGGTAGTTCTAAAAATCTCGGTTAATCGtcttgaaacatccttagaagacgatgaTGGTAATATTACGCATACCACTAGTTCCAAATAATtcaaatatgatatgcaaaaataaaaaaaaattaaaagataagagatagaaatacaaaaccgatgggttgcctacCAAGTAGCGCTTTGTTTAATATCCTCAACTCGACTTGGCATTCCAATTATGCTACTTCTCCAGAGGGAGAAAATCTTCAAGTCTCGTTACTTCTACATTCTCCTTAGAGAAGTTTTCATAATAAGGCTTCAATTTATACCATTGACTTTGAAAGTTATTCCAGTAGTCATACTAGTaatctcaactgcaccataaggaaaaacattagtaacaacatgcGGTCCAATACATCTGGACCTTAACTTCCCAAGAAATAATCAAAGACGAGtattaaataaaaaaactttttgacccacaaaaaaactctttcgagaaatcatcttgtcatggaatttttttgtcttctccttgtaaatacgagaactctcgtaagcatcatttcgtatctcctctagctcgttgagttgtaacttcctttgtttccccgtaTTGTTATAATCCATGTTgaacatctttatcgcccaatatgacttgtgttcaagttcaactggaagatgacaagcttttccataaaccaaccgatatggggACATACTAATTggtgttttgtacgccgttctatatgcccaaagtgcatcgttaagcctataactccaatctttccgtaTAATGTTTAAggttttctcaagaatgaatGTAATCTCACAGTTCGATATTTAGTTTGTGGATAATACGTGTACCAATcatgtgtgttatgttgtacttcttgagtaacACATATAAGGATTTTTTAAAATGTGAGCCTTCGTCAccgataaccactcttggtgtaccatgtatagagaaaatatattccttcacaaactcacaaacaacttgagaatcattagtaaggGGCTTTAGCTttcacccatttcgaaacataatccactgcaataagtatataaaattttccattataATTGACAAagggacccataaaatcaaacaCATCAAATACTTCTACAACAAGAATTCGTGatagtggcatttgatttcgagcacctagattgcccgttctttgacatatatcaaaagatttgcaaaaaatatatgcatcctcgaaTAGAGtcggccaataaaatccactttcaagtactttgaaagaggtatgtttagaaccaaagtgaccaccacacgcataagtatgacaaacaaataagaatatattgaaattcagaattaggtacgcacctgcggataattTGATCAATATCGTCTTTACacaagtatggttcatcccacacatatttcttagctattttcttaagcttaagatttttaaaattagacattgtactagttACTTGTCATGttaccaagtaattcactatatccgcgtaccaaggtgttgaatcttcaatcgaaaaaagttgttcgtctgggaAACGATAATGATACATGGGAGTATGTAGCTCCAGAATCACATATGAATATTTTAGGTTCCAAGTGGGTGTATAAAATCAAAAGGAAATCAGATGGGTCTATTAATAGATTAAAGTCTAGATTAGTAGCAAAAGGCTACAATCAATATGATGGTATTGACTTTAATGAAACTTTTAGTCCGGTTGTAAAGTGCACAACAGTGAGAGTTGTCTTGTGTATGGATATTACTCATAATTGGCAAGTCAAGCAATTGGATGTAAGTAATGCCTTCTTACATGGCTTCTTAGATGAATATGTGTACATGTCTCAGCCACAAGGGTTCATAAATCCTGATTATCCTCCAGATTTTGTTTGTCATCTGAAAAAGAGtctatatgggttgaaacaagctccaagagcttggtttCATATATTTAGTACTTTTTTGTTGCTTATGGTTTTAAGAAATCTGTTTCAGATAATTCTATGTTTGTTCTTCATTCTCAGTCTGGAATACTTGTTTTATTgctctatgtggatgatattttaTTAACTGGAAGTTCTGTTATGATGATTGATGCTTTGATAACTTCTCTTAAACAAGAATTTGCAATGAATGAACTTGGAAATCTGGgttattttcttggaattgaagCTGTTAGAAATAATGATTCTCTTGTTTTAACCCAGAAAAAGTATACATCGGAGTTATTGTATAAAACTAATATGTTGGATTGCAAGTCATGTGACACACCAGTAGTCAAGGATCCAAGGGTTTCTTTACATGATGGTACAGTCTTAGACAATATTAGTGAATATAGAACTGTTGTGGGAAGCTTACAATACTTAACAGTTACTAGGCCTGACATCTGTTTTGCTGTGAATTATGTGTCACAGTTCATGCATAAACCTACATACATTCATATGCAACTAGTAAAGAGAATCTTGAGGTATTTTAAAGGCACACTTGGTGTTGGTATTACTTTGAAGAAGAGCAGTTTGACAACCTTAAGAGCATatactgattcagattgggcaggtTGTCCAGATACAAGGAGATCCACTTCaggttatgcattatttttgggTTCTAATTTGATTTCTTGGTCTTCTAAGAAACAacctattgtttctaagtcttcTGCTGAGGCAGAATATAAGTGTTTATCTGTTGCTTCAGCTGAGTTAAAATGGCTTGTGGATTTATTATATGATTTACATATTTCTGTTACCAGTCCGCCTTTACTCTTGTGTGACAATACAAGTGCTTTGGCATTAGCATCTAATCCTGTTTTCCATGCTAGGAAAAAGCACATAGAGATACAATATCATATTGTAAGAGAGCTGGTGGAGAGTGGATTTCTAGAGTTGCAGCATATTTCAAGTGAAGACCAGTTAGATGATCTATTTAGT
Coding sequences within:
- the LOC113272854 gene encoding uncharacterized protein LOC113272854, with the translated sequence MDITHNWQVKQLDVSNAFLHGFLDEYVYMSQPQGFINPDYPPDFKSVSDNSMFVLHSQSGILVLLLYVDDILLTGSSVMMIDALITSLKQEFAMNELGNLGYFLGIEAVRNNDSLVLTQKKYTSELLYKTNMLDCKSCDTPVVKDPRVSLHDGTVLDNISEYRTVVGSLQYLTVTRPDICFAVNYVSQFMHKPTYIHMQLVKRILRYFKGTLGVGITLKKSSLTTLRAYTDSDWAGCPDTRRSTSGYALFLGSNLISWSSKKQPIVSKSSAEAEYKCLSVASAELKWLVDLLYDLHISVTSPPLLLCDNTSALALASNPVFHARKKHIEIQYHIVRELVESGFLELQHISSEDQLDDLFSRVIKRDISRY